A genomic window from bacterium includes:
- a CDS encoding AroM family protein: protein MIGTVCVVNPNNSENISLQIEDAVSALAHDMGVEVEVVTCRGGPAAIESDEDVAAAVGPMVETALAHPADAYVVACFSDPGVAELRNALEAPVFGIAESAVLAAMSRGRRVGIISALDIAIPRHYRYWDRIGVSARIVADIATGRGVLDLESEDAYQDVLVTGRKLAEAGAEAVVLGCTGMTHLRTRLQSDLGMPVIEPCLAALTLAASALRDASPETGTDSPLR from the coding sequence GTGATCGGAACTGTCTGCGTGGTCAACCCGAACAACTCGGAGAACATCTCCCTACAGATCGAGGATGCCGTGAGTGCCCTTGCTCACGACATGGGAGTCGAGGTGGAGGTGGTCACCTGCCGCGGCGGTCCCGCGGCCATCGAGTCGGACGAGGACGTGGCCGCCGCGGTCGGCCCCATGGTTGAGACCGCCCTGGCCCATCCCGCCGATGCCTACGTAGTGGCGTGCTTCTCGGATCCGGGGGTCGCCGAGTTGAGGAACGCGCTGGAGGCGCCGGTGTTCGGAATCGCCGAGTCGGCTGTACTCGCCGCCATGTCTCGAGGACGTAGGGTCGGAATCATCTCCGCCCTCGACATCGCCATACCGCGCCACTACCGCTACTGGGACCGCATCGGCGTGTCGGCGCGGATCGTGGCCGACATCGCCACAGGCAGGGGAGTGCTGGATCTCGAGAGCGAGGATGCCTACCAGGACGTGCTCGTAACCGGGCGGAAGCTGGCAGAGGCCGGCGCGGAGGCTGTGGTGCTGGGATGCACCGGTATGACCCACCTCCGCACCCGGCTCCAGAGCGACCTCGGGATGCCGGTCATCGAGCCATGCCTGGCGGCGCTCACCCTCGCCGCCTCAGCTCTCCGGGATGCATCTCCGGAAACCGGAACGGATTCGCCTCTCCGGTAG